The Juglans microcarpa x Juglans regia isolate MS1-56 chromosome 8D, Jm3101_v1.0, whole genome shotgun sequence genomic sequence ACATAAGATTAGAGTGGATACTATAATTCACACTAACTTTTAGGGTGTACAttgcataaaatataacaatttgaaaagattaacatatcctaattaaacttattatatactttttgagttatgttttttttttttttaatgaataggTGAGGTCAGACCTCTTATTATTAAGCAAACCTCACTAAGGTGGAGGAACAACCACATTTACAACTTCCAACACAAATAACAAATACACAATGCCGAATATAAGGAATACACCATTTATCCATACGGACTAAACCCCAAAGCCGATCTTGCATTACCTCTTGTTGAAAATCTGTTATTCTACCTTTAGTCCCCTCTTTTGCCAAGAAGTTCGTTACTATATTTGCTTCTCTAAAAATATGCCGAAAATGAACGTTAAGAGTACTTACAAGCTCCTTTACTTCcacccaaaaatcccataaaaaccAATACTTACAAACTCCCGAAGCTAACTACCCAATCACCACACTTGAATTGGATTCCACCAAAAAATCTCTCAAACCCAACGAACGACACAAACGAAGTCCATCAAGTAGAGCTCTACATTCCGCAATTGTATTTGTTGCTTGGCCATAAGAATGTACAAACCCAGCTATAACTCTTCTTTGTGCATCACGAATAATAACCCCTCCCCCACCCGACACTCCCGGATTTCTACAAGATCCCTCATCCACATTTGATTTAAGCCTCCCCACTATTGGCGGCGTCCACACAACTAGGCTAGGCAACTTCTCACATACTGGAACACTCGGACAATTAAGCTCTTGCATCACTAATGGATCGGCATAGTTTTAAATTTCCGCAGCTGACTTGTGATGTCCCTAAGAGAAACTTTAACAGCCCAATAACATTCCCCACCTCAAAAGTGCTATTTTCCATTTGAGCTGAGCATCTTGCCCTCCACAGTGCCCGCGAAATAATCATTAGAAGTACTCCACAAATCCATCCTACCTGGGTAGCACCCATTGCACGTTGCTACCAGAAGGACAACATTCATTCCCAATTCCGAATCTGAGGCAACTGAATTCGACAGGCAACTGcaaaaaaattccatatttTTCTAACTCCGTCTCCCTCACAAAGAACATGATTCAAAGTCTCAACTTTCCGATTCACACAGCAACTACACTTTGACATCAATGGGATTCCGAGTTGCCGAATAATATCATCAATAGGTATTGCTTTCCGTTTAGCTCTCCAGCACATGAATGCCATCTTTTTCGGAACCAAATCTTGCCATAACCATTTTCTCCAGGTACAATTTGGGACATGTTGTCTAGTCATCTCCCAGGCTGATTTTGTTGTAAACTCTCCATTAACCGAATGCTTCCATACACATAAATCATCCCCTTGCCGCAACCGAATACCTTATTTTCTAATGTGGTCAACCACTTCTTCAGGAACGAGCTCCCTCAATAACTCATATTTTGGTCCAGTATCATCAATCACCTCACTAACCTTTAAATCAACCTCCCCAACCACTGGACTTCCCATTGACAAATGTCCATCTCCCATCTAGTTATCAAACCAGAAACTCACATTACCATGCCGAACAAGCCATCGAGAATTACATACAATAGTCGGCAAAAGTCGCATGAGACCCCTACAAAACCGAGAACCTTGCCCCAAAGAAGCAACCGATAACAAATACGAATTACCCACATATTTAGAGATAAAGGAATTGGCCAACAACGtatctctttttattaatttccaTGCGAACTTCATGAGCACAGAATTTTGAACCTCAGTGAGATCCCGAATTCCAAGTCCACCTTCATCCACAAGTAAACATTTTTTCAATGATAtccatttccttttcttgttcttcatacTAGATCCccataaaaaattagagaaaatccCTTTAAGCACAAAAAGCAATCCCTTTGGCAAGTTCAAGACTGAAAGCATATGAATCGGCAAACTATTCAATACATGCTTAATGAGAATAATCTTACCTCCAAAAGATAGAAGTTTACTTTTCCATcctgctaattttttttttaacttttgccAACAATAAATCAAACATCCGAACTTTCATTCTCCCCACGTATAACGGTATCCCCAAATATGTGCAAGGCCATATCCCttcctcaaaaccaaaaattctctTCAAACCAATCTTTCTTTCATATGAGATAGTAGacggaaaaaaacaaagaatactTATTAGGACTAATCAACTGCCCATACATTACCTCATATCGGCCTAACACCTCCATAAGCTGCCGCATCGATATCTTCTTGCCATtagcaaatatcaaaagatcaTCTACATACATCAAGTGTGTAATCAAGGTCCCCCCCACTTGAATTAAAAGGCTTGATACGTCGCAACTGAAATTTCCGATTTAGTATCCGCGACAACACTTCTTgggataaaataaataaataaggcgaTAGAGGATCACCTTGGCGAAGTCCTCGAGAAGCCTTAAAAAAATCCCCTAGAACATCCATTCAACATAACCAAATAAGAAGGAGAAGATATAGCATTAAAAACAAGATCTTTCCATTTTTCCAAGAACCCCAACCTCCGTAAAACCTCCAAAAGAAAATGCCAATTTACCCGGTCATAAGCCGTTGCCATGTCAATTTTTACCATTACATTTCTTCCACTTGCCTTCTGATTAATGCCAGAAACCAGTTCCTGCACCAAAGacatattctcaaaaatactcctACCCCAAATGAATGCAGCCTACTCATTCGAAATAATTCGATCCAAAATCGGCGCCAAACGACAAACCATAATCTtcgacataattttataaacaattGAACAAAAGCTAATAGGTCGAAACTGTCCAAATCCCAATGGCTCATCCACCTTAGGAATTAGAACTAAATTTGTAGCACAAAAAAAAGTTGTTAATGGCTTCCCCTCAAAAAATTCCTTGGCCATTTCTACAAGGTCATCTTTAACAATATCCCATGCTATTATAAAGAAACTAGTAGTAAACCCATCCGAACCTAGACTACTATTCGAAGGAATAGACCAAAGGGCTGATTTCACCTCTTCTATAGACAGTATTGCGCAAAGGCCCTCATTTTCCTGTATTGacaccaacaacaacaataactcCATAGACGAAGCCTCATATTCAATACTGGACTTCGTTAACAAATCTTGATAAAAATGCACCGCAGCATCGTGAACCTCCTCCGAGGAACTCAGCACAGTTCCATCTTTAAGCACCATCCGTtctaccttttttattttatttttctttactttcatCATCGCATGAAAAAAAAGCAGTGTCGGAATCCCATTCAGCTAGCCATTTTACACGAGACTTCTGACAAGCCAATACTTCCTCACGATGCATCCACTTCAAATGATTTTGCgtacataataataatttactttCCACTTGTGATGAATAATTGACGCTAATCGCTTGTTCCAAACAAAGGATACCATCTTCCAACTTTTTTAACTCTATTTCCACTCTTTTGAAATGCTCAACATTCCATTCCCGCAATGCTCCTTTCAAGAGTTTTAATTTCTGACTAATACGCAGCATAGCACAGCCCTCTACTCTACCATTCCACACCTGCTATATCAACGGAAGAAAACCTTCATGAGATCCCCACATACTTTGGAATCGAAAAGGCCTAACCACCGAGCCCCTCTCCTTGATTAAAGAAACCATCATCGGACAATAATCTGAAGATGTTATATGAAGATAATCTACATGCACATCGCCAAATAAACTCAGAAAATTCGTGTTAACCAACACTCTATCCAGCCTTGCCCAAATTCGTCTTACTCCTAGTCTTCCATTAAACCAAGATAAACGTCGTCCCTCGCAAGGGAGGTCAATCAAACCACATTCATGAATACAATCATTGAATTCAGCTTTTGCCTCGGACGTCTGCAAAATACCACTAACCTTCTCATTATCATaccgaataatattaaaatccacCACAATGAACCACGAAAAACCACCAGGATCTAGTAATTTTAAACAATCCCAAAGCTCCACTATTTTTCCACGGAAACAACTTGCATAAACAAAAGTCACTAGAACTTGGCTATTTCCATGAAAAAGCACCCACTCACCGCTTGATCCGACATTGAgatcatctcaaaatcaaaatcaacgTTCCAAAAACTCCATATTTTTCCCCCAACTCAgcattattaaaataattcggCAACTTCATCCATCTTGCCCAAAGGCTACATATATTAGCATTAAGAAAAGGCTTTACAAGAGCCACCACAGACTGGCAGCTTTTATTCAGAATACGTCGAAGTCTATATTTTGACAAAATAATTCCCCTAATATTCCACGTAAATATGTTCAtcataaattaaatgattttttggaatgagTACGTCGCTCCAGAACCacaatagatttttctttccttacccccttcaatttttttagagGTACGTTCATACCAGGATCCGAATCAAAACACTTTGCAGCTAATTCATTCAATTCTTCCTCAAGCTCCACATCTAAAGCTGCTCG encodes the following:
- the LOC121242351 gene encoding uncharacterized protein LOC121242351, giving the protein MVLKDGTVLSSSEEVHDAAVHFYQDLLTKSSIEYEASSMELLLLLVSIQENEGLCAILSIEEVKSALWSIPSNSSLGSDGFTTSFFIIAWDIVKDDLVEMAKEFFEGKPLTTFFCATNLVLIPKVDEPLGFGQFRPISFCSIVYKIMSKIMELVSGINQKASGRNVMVKIDMATAYDRGIFLRLLEDFAKMGDGHLSMGSPVVGEVDLKVSEVIDDTGPKYELLRELVPEEVVDHIRK